The following are encoded together in the Aerococcus mictus genome:
- the manA gene encoding mannose-6-phosphate isomerase, class I — MDVIFLQAALHEKIWGGTKLRDDYHFDIPSETTGEAWVISAHPNGPATVIGGEFAGLTLQELYDKEPELFGRKEGGKFPLLVKIIDAKDDLSVQLHPNDAYALEHENELGKTESWYILAAEPGAQIVYGHNAQSRAEFEEMIKDHKWKELLHYVDVKPGEFYYVPAGTIHAIGKGITILETQQNSDTTYRVYDYDRKDKDGKLRDLHLKQSLDVAQVPHQDPELDEWEKKYGKSSIKHFVTGKDFAVYRWHVDGELKVDLPEDYYLATVVEGQGKLFVNDNGYSIKKGQSFILPYEVTEVRLEGQVELIVSHVVK, encoded by the coding sequence ATGGATGTTATATTTTTACAAGCTGCCCTGCATGAAAAAATTTGGGGTGGGACCAAGTTACGTGATGACTATCATTTTGATATTCCCTCTGAGACAACAGGGGAAGCATGGGTAATCAGTGCCCATCCTAATGGGCCAGCAACCGTTATTGGAGGAGAATTTGCTGGTTTAACTCTGCAAGAGCTCTATGATAAAGAACCTGAACTCTTTGGCAGAAAAGAGGGTGGGAAATTCCCTTTATTGGTAAAAATTATCGATGCTAAGGATGACCTATCTGTCCAACTTCATCCTAACGATGCCTATGCCTTAGAGCATGAGAATGAACTCGGCAAAACTGAAAGTTGGTATATCTTAGCAGCCGAGCCTGGGGCCCAAATTGTCTATGGACATAATGCCCAAAGTAGAGCAGAGTTTGAAGAGATGATAAAAGATCATAAATGGAAGGAACTCTTGCATTATGTGGATGTAAAGCCAGGCGAATTCTACTATGTGCCGGCAGGAACTATTCACGCTATTGGTAAGGGGATCACTATCTTAGAAACCCAACAAAATTCAGATACCACTTATCGAGTGTATGATTATGACCGTAAAGATAAGGATGGTAAGCTCCGCGACCTCCATCTCAAGCAATCTTTGGATGTTGCTCAGGTTCCTCATCAAGATCCTGAATTAGATGAATGGGAAAAGAAATATGGGAAGAGTTCCATCAAACATTTTGTCACTGGTAAGGATTTTGCTGTCTACCGTTGGCATGTGGATGGCGAATTAAAGGTTGATTTACCTGAAGATTATTATTTAGCTACTGTGGTTGAGGGCCAGGGGAAACTGTTTGTTAATGACAATGGCTACTCCATTAAAAAAGGACAATCCTTCATTTTACCGTATGAAGTGACGGAAGTAAGGCTTGAAGGCCAAGTGGAATTGATTGTTTCGCATGTGGTGAAGTAG